The window AGTTGGCCAAGAAATCGATCATCGCCAAGTCGAAACGGACGCCGAAGTTCGCTGTCCGGAAATACAACCGGTGTCCGCGCTGCGGCAGGCCGCGCGCTTTCTACCGGAAGTTCCAGCTCTGCCGGATCTGCCTGCGGCAGCTCGCCCTTCGCGGGGAGCTTCCCGGCGTGATCAAGGCGAGCTGGTAGGGGGGGAGGGAAGACGATGGCGAACAACGATCACGTTTCGGATCTGCTGACCCGGCTGCGGAACGCCCAGCAGGCACGATTCGAA is drawn from bacterium and contains these coding sequences:
- a CDS encoding type Z 30S ribosomal protein S14; the protein is MAKKSIIAKSKRTPKFAVRKYNRCPRCGRPRAFYRKFQLCRICLRQLALRGELPGVIKASW